Proteins co-encoded in one Salarias fasciatus chromosome 4, fSalaFa1.1, whole genome shotgun sequence genomic window:
- the LOC115387318 gene encoding transmembrane protein 235, translated as MKYGAVVLSAGLTGLLSFTLLAVAIGTDYWYIVDVNKPNHTGSDDMSSHSGLWRIIEGTNVSSVIASFTANMSSLSEAERQLLGLHKVVVILLPLSLILLVFGWIFGLVSSLACSPKLLAASASHFLLCSVFTLSGVSVYIKYSHLAMEEFQRLVHPDSLAYVDVSFGWSLASAWLSYSLEVATGLLLLLAARITQMKGHYDSGVAIAML; from the exons ATGAAGTACGGAGCGGTGGTCCTCTCGGCTGGACTCACGGGTCTGCTGAGCTTCACCCTCCTGGCTGTGGCAATAGGGACCGATTATTGGTACATAGTGGATGTAAATAAGCCCAACCACACCGGCTCAGACGACATGAGCTCGCACTCCGGGCTGTGGAGGATAATTGAAG GAACAAACGTGAGTTCAGTCATCGCCTCTTTCACAGCAAATATGTCCAGCCTGTCTGAGGCGGAGAGGCAGCTTCTTG gcctGCACAAAGTGGTGGTCATCCTGCTGCCCCTCAGCCTGATCCTGCTGGTGTTCGGCTGGATCTTCGGGCTCGTCAGTTCGCTGGCCTGCAGTCCCAAGCTCCTGGCTGCGTCGGCgtctcatttcctcctctgca GTGTTTTCACTCTGTCGGGGGTCAGCGTCTACATCAAATACTCACACCTGGCCATGGAGGAGTTCCAGCGTCTTGTGCACCCCGACAGCCTGGCGTACGTGGACGTGTCTTTCGGCTGGTCCTTAGCGTCCGCCTGGCTCTCTTACAGCCTGGAAGTGGCCACCGGCCTGCTGCTCCTTCTGGCAGCCAGAATAACTCAGATGAAGGGGCATTATGATTCTGGAGTCGCCATCGCCATGCTATAA